One stretch of Pseudomonas sp. NC02 DNA includes these proteins:
- a CDS encoding spore coat protein U domain-containing protein: protein MVSRALACIALGGLLLLAEDAQAAVAGQIHARLVITASCQVSKGTDSAPVSPDGGSALLDFGSHGPTWDKGLGAGISDGDKAALAVSCNPSVVSSFTVTIDGGAHGDGITRRLSNGRQTIPYRLSADPAGRSTYSIGQQRNFVVTKGAQVPIPVFGSVVANTRALPAGIYTDTLTVTLDW, encoded by the coding sequence ATGGTAAGCCGCGCCCTGGCCTGCATCGCGCTGGGCGGCCTGTTGCTCCTGGCCGAGGACGCCCAGGCGGCGGTCGCCGGGCAGATTCACGCACGGCTGGTGATTACCGCCAGTTGCCAGGTGAGCAAAGGCACCGACAGCGCGCCGGTGAGCCCGGATGGCGGCTCGGCCTTGCTGGATTTCGGCAGCCACGGACCCACTTGGGACAAGGGCCTGGGTGCCGGCATCAGTGATGGCGACAAGGCCGCGCTCGCTGTGTCCTGCAACCCGTCGGTGGTGAGCAGTTTCACCGTGACCATCGACGGCGGCGCCCATGGCGACGGCATCACCCGGCGCTTGAGCAATGGCCGGCAAACCATACCGTATCGGCTGTCGGCCGATCCTGCGGGCCGAAGCACCTACAGCATCGGCCAGCAACGCAATTTCGTCGTGACCAAGGGCGCACAGGTACCGATCCCGGTATTCGGCTCGGTGGTGGCGAATACCAGGGCCCTACCGGCCGGCATCTACACAGACACCCTGACGGTGACTCTGGATTGGTAA
- a CDS encoding spore coat U domain-containing protein yields MLCNTVYGAQLQVEVRIDVQRGCQLVGTTREAGIEQLGVLDFGSGSRLDDPAGPLSAALISQRQPRLECNPDTPYQMRVDGGLHGGIGEVRYLGAAAPSIKPIPYRIYADAARRIPLAVDVPLSGRVPDSGTVDLPLYGRIEPLKEIPAVGRYSDLLKVTVTW; encoded by the coding sequence ATGCTCTGCAACACGGTTTATGGTGCCCAGCTCCAGGTTGAGGTGCGTATCGACGTGCAGCGGGGGTGCCAATTGGTCGGCACCACGCGTGAAGCAGGGATCGAGCAGCTCGGCGTACTGGATTTCGGCAGCGGCTCCCGGCTGGATGACCCGGCAGGCCCGTTGAGTGCAGCCTTGATCAGCCAGCGCCAGCCACGCCTGGAGTGCAACCCGGATACGCCGTATCAGATGCGTGTCGACGGCGGCCTGCATGGCGGCATCGGCGAAGTACGTTACCTGGGCGCTGCTGCCCCCTCGATCAAACCCATTCCCTATCGAATTTATGCCGATGCCGCACGCCGCATCCCCTTGGCCGTGGACGTACCGTTGAGCGGCCGTGTGCCCGATTCCGGCACGGTGGACTTGCCACTTTATGGACGCATCGAGCCGCTCAAGGAAATACCGGCCGTGGGGCGTTATTCCGACCTGCTCAAAGTGACGGTGACATGGTAA
- the zapE gene encoding cell division protein ZapE — protein MAALPPLLKRLLGKPAATTAAPGITAFFQGKARQQGYTLSPSQQQVIETMARQTDHLLAGRPTRSLYLHGAVGRGKSWLLDGFFQALPIAEKQRVHFHDFFARLHQGMFAHRQQRDALAVTLDELLDGCRVLCFDEFHVHDIGDAMLISRLFKALFRRGVWVLVTSNYPPAGLLPNPLYHQRFKPVIELISARMDVMEVSAPQDFRSLAQAHGDQRFSAGQFVWPGTAAQRQALGLPSADQAPVSLTVGARQLTARWYQDRSIAFTFSDLCEQPTAVMDYLQLCRDYERWIIDGLPHLADCPIAAQQRFINLVDVLYDQDKQLVLIGEQPLEQSLSGQAIDLARTASRLGQLQKIGPQPAIMSAIHAPIAE, from the coding sequence TTGGCTGCTTTACCGCCCCTGCTCAAACGGTTGCTGGGTAAACCCGCGGCGACCACCGCCGCCCCCGGTATCACCGCATTCTTCCAGGGCAAGGCCCGGCAACAGGGCTATACCCTCAGCCCAAGCCAGCAACAGGTGATCGAGACCATGGCCCGGCAAACCGACCATCTGCTGGCCGGGCGCCCTACCCGCAGCCTGTACCTGCACGGCGCCGTCGGCCGGGGCAAGAGCTGGTTGCTGGACGGCTTTTTCCAGGCGTTGCCGATTGCCGAGAAACAGCGCGTGCACTTCCACGACTTTTTCGCCCGTCTGCACCAGGGAATGTTTGCCCATCGCCAGCAGCGCGATGCATTGGCCGTGACCCTGGATGAGTTGCTCGATGGCTGCCGCGTGCTGTGCTTCGACGAGTTTCACGTACATGATATCGGCGATGCGATGCTGATCAGCCGCCTGTTCAAGGCCCTGTTCCGGCGCGGAGTCTGGGTGCTGGTAACCTCCAATTATCCGCCCGCCGGGTTGCTGCCGAACCCCTTGTACCATCAGCGGTTCAAGCCGGTGATCGAGCTGATCAGCGCGCGCATGGACGTCATGGAGGTCAGCGCCCCCCAGGATTTTCGCAGCCTGGCCCAGGCCCATGGCGATCAGCGGTTCAGCGCTGGCCAGTTCGTGTGGCCGGGGACTGCCGCGCAACGCCAAGCCCTGGGCCTGCCGTCAGCGGATCAGGCCCCGGTCAGCCTGACCGTCGGAGCCCGGCAATTGACTGCCCGCTGGTACCAGGACCGCAGCATTGCCTTCACCTTCAGCGACCTGTGCGAACAACCGACCGCCGTCATGGACTACCTGCAGCTGTGCCGCGACTATGAACGCTGGATCATCGACGGCCTGCCGCACCTGGCGGACTGTCCGATTGCCGCCCAGCAACGGTTCATCAACCTGGTGGACGTGCTCTACGACCAGGACAAGCAATTGGTGCTGATCGGCGAGCAGCCGCTGGAGCAATCCCTGAGCGGCCAGGCCATCGATTTGGCGCGCACCGCCAGCCGCCTGGGGCAGTTGCAGAAGATCGGGCCGCAACCCGCTATCATGAGCGCCATTCACGCCCCTATTGCCGAGTGA
- a CDS encoding leucine-rich repeat-containing protein kinase family protein: MDTLAQLKAGQLAGIKRLDLRCGLTEFPREIFDLADSLEILNLTGNALSSLPDDLHRLPHLRVLFCSENAFTELPQCLGQCAQLSMIGFKSNQISSVPATSLPPLLRWLILTDNHISQLPDELGERPLLQKLMLAGNHLEQLPQSLAQCKNLELIRIASNRMTRLPDWLLGLPSLTWLAYAGNPVEMAVEEARHDATPNIPWSELELSEVLGEGASGIIRKAYWAPSNGPVKAVAVKLYKGSITSDGSPLHEMHACIAAGLHANLIKVEGRVVDHPEGQAALVMQLIEPSYRNLAALPSLASCTRDIYEPTTRFSADVALRMARGIASVAAHLHAQGITHGDLYGHNILWNEAGECLLGDFGAASFHATVDSQETRALQRIEVRAFGVLLGELLERIDAGLSEEKRVALETLRDNCCQPDVLARPGFEEITSLLQSSKLR; this comes from the coding sequence ATGGATACCCTTGCCCAACTCAAGGCCGGCCAACTGGCCGGTATCAAACGCCTGGACCTGCGCTGTGGGCTGACCGAGTTCCCTCGGGAAATCTTCGACCTGGCCGACTCCCTGGAAATCCTCAACCTGACCGGCAATGCCCTGAGCAGCCTGCCGGATGACCTGCACCGCCTGCCCCATTTGCGCGTGCTGTTCTGTTCGGAAAACGCCTTTACCGAACTGCCGCAATGCCTGGGCCAGTGCGCGCAGTTGAGCATGATCGGCTTCAAGTCGAACCAGATCAGCAGTGTCCCGGCGACGTCGCTGCCACCCTTGCTGCGCTGGCTGATCCTCACCGATAACCACATCAGCCAATTGCCGGACGAACTGGGTGAACGGCCTTTGCTGCAAAAACTGATGCTGGCCGGTAACCACCTGGAGCAGTTGCCGCAAAGCCTCGCCCAGTGCAAAAACCTCGAATTGATCCGCATCGCTTCCAACCGCATGACCCGCCTGCCGGACTGGTTGCTGGGTTTGCCGAGCCTGACCTGGCTGGCCTACGCCGGTAATCCGGTAGAGATGGCCGTGGAAGAGGCCCGCCATGACGCGACGCCAAACATTCCCTGGTCCGAGCTGGAATTGAGCGAAGTGCTGGGGGAAGGCGCTTCCGGAATCATCCGAAAAGCGTACTGGGCCCCGTCAAACGGGCCGGTCAAGGCGGTCGCGGTCAAACTCTATAAAGGCAGCATTACCAGTGACGGCTCGCCCCTGCACGAAATGCACGCCTGCATCGCCGCCGGACTGCATGCCAACCTGATCAAGGTAGAAGGCCGTGTCGTCGACCACCCGGAAGGCCAGGCGGCGCTGGTGATGCAACTGATCGAACCGAGCTACCGCAACCTCGCGGCCCTGCCGAGCCTGGCGTCGTGCACCCGGGATATCTACGAGCCCACCACCCGTTTCAGCGCGGATGTGGCGCTGCGCATGGCCCGGGGCATCGCTTCGGTGGCGGCGCACCTGCACGCGCAAGGCATCACCCACGGTGATCTGTACGGCCACAACATTCTGTGGAATGAAGCCGGTGAATGTCTGCTTGGGGACTTTGGTGCAGCGTCGTTTCACGCCACGGTCGACAGCCAGGAAACCCGCGCGTTGCAGCGCATCGAAGTCAGGGCGTTCGGGGTGTTGCTGGGAGAATTGCTGGAAAGGATTGATGCGGGGTTGAGCGAGGAAAAGCGCGTGGCGCTGGAAACCTTGCGGGACAACTGCTGCCAGCCGGATGTGTTGGCCCGGCCTGGGTTCGAGGAAATCACAAGCTTGTTGCAGTCTTCCAAACTCCGCTAA
- a CDS encoding YebC/PmpR family DNA-binding transcriptional regulator: MGAQWKVKHKEAASNAKGKIFGKLVKEITIAARNGADTATNAHLRLVVEQAKKASMPKETLERAIKKGAGLLGETVQYHRVTYEGFAPHQVPLIVECVTDNINRTVAEIRVAFRKGQLGASGSVAWDFNHVGLIEASPDSPEADPEMAAIEAGAQDFEAGEEEGTTLFITETTDLDAVQKALPEQGFTVLSAKLGYIAKNPVSGLSDEQMAEVEAFLEGLDNHDDVQDMFVGLAG; this comes from the coding sequence ATGGGCGCACAGTGGAAAGTCAAACATAAAGAAGCGGCATCCAATGCCAAGGGCAAGATCTTCGGCAAGCTGGTGAAAGAGATCACCATTGCCGCCCGCAACGGTGCCGACACCGCCACCAACGCACACTTGCGCCTGGTGGTGGAGCAGGCCAAAAAGGCCTCGATGCCCAAGGAAACCCTGGAACGCGCGATCAAGAAAGGCGCCGGTCTGCTCGGCGAGACCGTGCAATACCACCGCGTAACCTACGAAGGTTTTGCCCCGCACCAGGTGCCGCTGATCGTTGAATGCGTGACCGACAACATCAACCGCACCGTGGCGGAAATCCGCGTGGCGTTCCGCAAGGGGCAACTCGGCGCGTCCGGCTCCGTGGCCTGGGACTTCAACCATGTAGGCCTGATCGAAGCCTCGCCGGACAGCCCGGAAGCCGATCCGGAAATGGCCGCGATTGAGGCCGGTGCCCAGGATTTCGAGGCAGGCGAAGAAGAGGGCACGACCTTGTTCATCACCGAGACCACCGACCTGGACGCCGTGCAGAAAGCCTTGCCGGAGCAGGGTTTCACCGTGCTGTCGGCCAAGCTCGGCTACATCGCGAAGAACCCGGTGAGCGGTTTGAGCGATGAGCAGATGGCCGAAGTCGAAGCCTTCCTCGAAGGCCTGGACAACCATGACGACGTGCAGGACATGTTCGTCGGGTTGGCGGGTTGA